The following nucleotide sequence is from uncultured Erythrobacter sp..
CTTTCTTTTCAGAGCGTAAATCCGGGAAAACGAAATTGACAATTCTCCAACACTTTCCCGGGTTTCGGCCGCCATGGCGATGTCGTTACATGGTCCAAATATGCGAGGTAGGAAATCGGTTTGGCACTGAACCGCTAGGAGGTATGACTGCGCATCATGACACTGCCGCCATTCCATCTCGCCTTTCCCGTCGACGATCTTGCCGCCGCCCGCCGGTTCTATTGCGAGGTGATGGGCTGCGCGGAGGGTCGCAGTTCAGACGAATGGATCGACTTCGATTTCCACGGTCATCAGATCGTGGCGCACCTTTCCACCAACGCGGGCGACCGAACTAGCAATGCAGTCGACGGGCACAATGTGCCGGTCCCGCATTTCGGTCTGGTGCTGGACATGGAGGCTTGGGAAGCGTTGGCCGAGCGGCTGACAGCGGCGGGCACCGAGTTTGTGATAGAACCCACCGTGCGGTTCAAGGGCGAGCCGGGCGAGCAAGCGACAATGTTCCTGCGCGATCCGGCTGGCAACGCGCTCGAGTTCAAGGCGATGGCGGATATGGGGCAGCTGTTTGCGACGTGAGAAGGATCGCGGGCTGAGCGCTTACGGTCCAGTTGCAGCCATTGCTCAAACAACTCGTTCTCGAGGTTTGGCCAAATTGACGACTGAGACAAGAGGCTGCGTGCTCGCGCATCATGCAAATCCTCTGCAGTAACCGATAGTGTCTTCGAACCTAATCGATTCGCGGTAGAGCTCAGATCGACACGAAGAGAATGTTATTGCGGTCCGCTTCATAATTTATTGAACCCGTCAAGTGGAGTTCAATATTTGACCCGCCACCTCTCGAATATCAACCGACATTTACGTGTACCTGCGGGCGCTTCTGCGTTACAATACTCACACGTCAGTCAGCCAGAGGAGAATCCCAGCCATGCCGAAGGTCAAAGTAGGCGTCGCTTGGCGACGGGACGGCAGAAACACCGCGCATGCGGGCGATCTGGCGGTCTTCCAACACCCCGGCCTGGCGGACAAAGTTCAGGTTTTCACCCTCGCATGGGCGGGCGCAGATACCGCGACGGGACTGACGAAAGGCGAACTAAAGGATATGGACCTGCTGGTCATTCCCGGCGGCCCGCACGCCAATGCCACGCAGATTCCTGTAGCCGGAAAGGCGCCTTCCAATGCGCCGCGTGGTGGCAGCACGTCGGCATATGCTGCCGAACGAGCAACCTCCGAACTCGATCTCATCGAGCAAGCCAGAACACTCGGAATGCCGATCCTCGCGCTCTGCGGCGGATCATGGCGCTTGGTGGAGAATTATGGCGGCCAGACCGTGGAGCTCGCG
It contains:
- a CDS encoding VOC family protein, which produces MTLPPFHLAFPVDDLAAARRFYCEVMGCAEGRSSDEWIDFDFHGHQIVAHLSTNAGDRTSNAVDGHNVPVPHFGLVLDMEAWEALAERLTAAGTEFVIEPTVRFKGEPGEQATMFLRDPAGNALEFKAMADMGQLFAT